In Phoenix dactylifera cultivar Barhee BC4 chromosome 1, palm_55x_up_171113_PBpolish2nd_filt_p, whole genome shotgun sequence, the genomic stretch AGCATAGAACTTTTAGTTGTTTGCTCTTAACTTTATTGAAATAATTAAGACTCGTGGCACCGCAGATTTATTAACTTCTCAGCAATATCTTATAGTAGTTAAATTATGCAAGCTTTGACCTTGGAGCATAGTGTTACTTAGagctcattcttttttttttttctttttttttttttggggggggggggggggggggggggggggggaggggattCTTTTACATTTCGACCGAGTAATTTGTGAAAATTTATCCATTTTTTTACATATCGGAAAGTGTTAAAATTTCATTGGAAAATGCTATCAGTAGAAGAATAATTTAGCaatcttttttgttttcttactGAATCATGAGAACATAGATAAATTGGTCAATGGTAAAGTTGAGTAACTTTTCTATAATATTTTACTCTCAAACAAGTGGCCCTTAAGGTACACCAAGAAGACATAGAACAATATTAAAATAGCAATTTCTCCGGCTTTAAGCTACCGAGTGTTGGATCCAAGACAGTAATGAAACACTTAACTACAACTTATTCTAGAAAGCTAGATATTTTGAAAATGGCTCAAATATATATTTCATTATAAATTTCTCACATTTGCATAAATACACCCTAAGAAAGTGGTCAAATGCTCTTGGGTCAACAAACTATTTTGCATTCTCCCCCcttaaaaataatacaaaaaaagCTATATCATAATTTTCTTGTAAATTGCATACTCTCCCTTGTGGTTGATAATAGGTTTTATTTACTTAATGGGGTGGGTAAGGTATCACCTTGCTTGTGGCAGcataatcaaaaaaagaaaatttgcagCATGCCCCTTTCAATAGGGCCCGCCAGCTTCTacttttaagaatattttattgGACTTATGACTAGGTTAGATGGTATGATCCCTTGGGAATGAGGTGGGTATAGTGTGAAAAATGTGGCAATTATGTTaatctcaaaaaagaaaaattgttgGACTTCCTAGTTCCTACGTTAAGAATGAGATATTGGGCTACGCCTTTAATAATCTTTTGGGCTGGGCTGGGCTGGGCTGGACCTTCCAAGGTCAGGCCGACGTTAAGCTAAAACCCTGGCGCCGAAGCCCTCCCTCGCTCCCACCGCCGCGCACGGCGGAGTTTGAGAAGGTCCGTCCCCTTGGATTCGAGATAGCGCCTTTCCTCAGAGGTAGTTCTTGGTCTCCTCCTCGCCTGCTCATCTATTTTTCCTAATTTCCTTACTATTTTTCGTATGTCAATCGGATGATCTCTAGGCTGGTACTCGCTCTTCGCAATGTATTCGTTAAAACCTCCAGCTTTCATTCTTTGGGTTTCATTCCGATCTTGGGTGCTGTCAACGTATTTCTTTCAAAACCGTTGGTTTGAAGCGTTCTTGCATGATTTTTCTGATGCAATTCTTTCTTTCCGTTTATTTTTGTGATTTCTTAAATGATTCTTGGCAACGTTATCCTTTTCATGGATTTGGATGCCCTTATTTTCTTCTTAGTCAtgcattactttttttttttcatcttagGTCTTGAGCTTTAACTTTTCTTGTCAAAGCTTTAATTCATTTGTCTGTTTTGATGTTCTCatacatttctttcttttttcagaaaaaaaatcacgtattttcttctaaaattgtttgatattatttttatagcGTCGAGTAAATGGGCATATGAAGGAGTGCTATATCTCCTTTCTTTACCATGAATAAAGGTCTAATACGGTGATATTCTTGTTATTTTCATCAGCACGATATTAGAGTTCAAGCATGGCTCTTTCTTGGGCCGCCAAATTATCAAAAGGAATTCTACTCAAGGAACTGGGCATTCATAGGCAGCCCCGATATGGAGAATTTGGCAACCCAAATTCTCTGAGCTTGATGCTTCTAAGAAGTTTTAGCATGGAAGTTTCAGCTTCGGAGCAGATGAATCTTATTAGACAGCTGAGGGAAAGGACGAGCGCACCCATAAAAGATGTCAAAGCTACCCTTGTTGGTTGCAACTGGGATATTGGTGAGCTGTCTTTCACCTTTTAGACTGTGGCTTATGTGCTTGTTTCTTGTGTTGCTGCATGCTGTACATTAATGGATTCATGTAGAGGCTGCACAGAAGGACCTGAGAAAAAGAGGAGTGGTGCTTGCATCAAAGAAGTCATCACGGACTGCTGCTGAGGGTTTACTTGCAGTGGCACAGAATGGCAAAAAGGCTGTTGTAGTTGAACTTAACTGTGAGACAGATTTTGTGGCaaggaatgagatatttcaaTTCCTGGTCAGTATCATGCctctgtaattttatttttacccTAATTGTAATTCAGTTTAGAAAACCTTAAATCGTGCCTCTTCGAGTGACTCATCTttttattctctttccccctgtTCTATTTTTAAAAGTATCCCTTGTACTAGATACATGTcacattttatatatttaagctGGAATTTCATACTTACAATATGTGTGGCGGTTCACAAAATTGCTTAGGAATTTAATATCACCATTGACACCCTGCCTCAAAGGTAATTGATGTTAatctaaaataattagaaatgaTATCATAAATATCTGCACTTATCTGTCAATAGCTTTGACCCCGTGGAGATCCCAAAATTTTCCAATTTCAGCTGAAATAAGCGAATTAACTTCTGGACGCGTACATGGTCAGAGAACCATAACCATGATCATGAAGCTTCATCCCAATTATTTGGGCCTACTTTATGAGTCCTCCTCTACCGATTATTTTTCATCATGGATCCCATTTGATGTCACTATAAGCCTTTATTTCTGTCTATCTTCGCTTAGATCTTCCCCTCATCTCCTAAATCTTTTGATAAGGTTTAAAAATTAGAAACAAAGCATCTTCATATTGTTGGTGTCATCCCCATACCATCTAAATTGGTTCTCCATCTTGTTTTTAATTGGCGTGTCAACTCCTTACAATACTCTTTCTTCTACAATTCTTACAGTAAACCATTTCAGCATCTCATTTCTACTATATtttacttgttttcttgaatCATCTTTGTTGACCAACACTCTAAGCTATACAATATTGTGGGCCTCATTGTGCTTTTGTAAATTTTTCTCTTAAGTCATCAAGGTATGTGTAAGTCATACAACACGCCAGAACCACTCTCCAATTTACCCATCCAGCCTGATAATATATAGCTACGAAATCTTGCATGCAGTGGTTATGGACTGCTTTGTAGTTAGCAAGACAAGAAATCATCCTACCTCTTTTTTGTGAGAGTGGTAATTTTTCATCTCCCATCATATTCTCTGTCAATCTGAAAGCATTTTTCCACCATATACCTTATCATAAGAAAGCCATTGCCTGTTGTTAACATATGGTAAAGTGCTAACCAATCTCCTTTCCTCACTTGAATTAAATGCTTTCTTTCCCATATCCCAACTTAAACCCTCCCTTAAAATGAGGACTTCATGAGTTGTCAACACAAGGACCCAAAGTCATGTTACTGTTAACATCCTAAGCTTATGAGCTTAGGTGCTTAGCTTGTGCGAAGCAACACACTTTTATATTTTCCATCAACTTCCCCATTTTAGTCCTATAAGTATTTTAGAATATACATGAATATTTATCTAATTATATAGAAAATTGTTGACCTTAATAAGAAAAATGATTACAAACTTACAGCATCTGTCCAAATTATTACAATAAAGCTTGTTGGTCATGGTGATGGTTTCAGAATTTAGGTCTGACCTAAAATCCATCCAAAATTTATATCTGACTAAATATTTTTCAGCTTAGCAATACCAATGAACTTTTTTCATGGGACAATTGAAGTGGAACCTTTTCTTGGTGGAGTTCTTTGGTCGCTCTGCATTAGCTCCAAACATCTAGTATCTAATGCATCTACCTCTTCAAACAGTCCTCACAGATTTCTGGAGGCTACCTGTAAGTACTTACTTGATATTGGTAATTGCAAAGAAGATATTCCAACCCCATCATCTCATTAGACACCATACTAAAAAAGGGCGGCCTAGTGCACGAGGCTCCAGCCTTGCAGGGTCTGAATAGAGTTAGATGTAAGCAGTCTTACCCTAACATGTCGAAAGGTTGTTTCCATGTTTTGAACCCATGACCTCTGGGTCACAATGGAGCAACTTTAATATTGCGTCAAGGCTCACCACTTCATGCCATGCTATCATATAAAATTTGATCATGTAAATATCAACTTGTATTACACATGCCAATATGGATGCACTAGGAAGACTATACTATTGTTTTGGATAACTAGTGTATACTATGTCTATTAAAGTTAGCTGCTTTTAATAAGACTTGCATTTGAGGATTTCTTGAAATGAAATTTTGTCTTTTATTTTTGGTCAATTAAACATTTAAATGGAATATCGCACATAATAGTTAAAGAAATATTTCTGCTTGAGCCTTGAGGGTTTTGAGTGATTTTACCTCAAAAAATCAAATAatggaaaaaaattaagaattgAAGGCTGTCAACCTTCTGACATATTATAATTTACACTCAGTAAGATTCAATCTTCTGATTGATTGATTAATTGACATTTAATAGTTTCATTTGAATGCAAAATTACAGGTGCTATAAAAGTAGTTTTGGCACTCTTGTCATGTTATGGAATAATTCAGTGGAACAGAGTGCTTGATGTTCTGAATTCTGATGTTCATCTACTTGACACCATGGAGACATAGTGGAACTTGGCATATTGTTTAGCTAATGATCTTTAGTACAGAGCACATGTTCTATAGCATTTTAGTGAACCTAATCCCAATCATATATTTCCTTTTGATACAAAGTACACTTTCAATATAATTATGAACAGTAAGTTAAATTATTGTTGTTTCTGCATTTCTGTCGGCCTTTTTTCTGTTTTCCTTTAATTTCTTTTCTCAAGTTTTACCATGTGATTTTGGGAGCTTTCCAAGTATATTTATTTGTACTGAGACGCACTGAGCACACGGCCTGAATGACATGCCAATCTGTCATGAAAACCTAAGTCCTTCAAAATCATATAAAACTAGCTAGTGAATGTCTGTTTGAATCTATACAGTAACTATGCAAAGCCTCCATGATATTAAGTGTCTATACCGCCAATTAACATTTTCGTTGGATGTTAAATTCCATGTCTTATAAAGATCAGCTGGCAATTTCTGATCGATGTTCTTTAAAATTCAATGGGCCTATCTTACCATTCTACCATGCTTCTATCCACCTTTCTTGTATTGATTTTTTTGTTGAGGCAAAGGAAGGTTTGTTTCTCAACTATTTAGTTTTCTTCAGGCATTACCAACAatcttctttgcaggcttcatCTTTGGCAAGGGTAGCCCTATCAGCTGTAAGTCCTGTGCAGCAAATTCAAGAAGCTTTTCCTTTTGGCTCTGAGTACTTGGAGGTACACAAATATAAGTAGGGCTATTTTTGTAATCATGCTTAAATCATGATGCATATTTGACTAAGCAAAGATTTTATTTCTTTACTTCCTGGGCCAGGCAATTATCTTCTCTGTTCCATATCTTTGCTTTTTATTACCTTATGTTACTAGCTATCCTTGTATCTAATATGGAACCTGAATACAACATTGTCTTATCAACCATTGCCTGCATCCAAAGAACTAAATTAGGCACCCCTATCTTTTGCCTCACATTCATTAGGCCattttatgcatattttatTCTTCCTCATTTATCACATAATTTACCATTCTAGGTAATAAGAAAGCATGCGTGTTGCATGACATGACCAGCATAACCTCCATGAAACAAGACACTGAGTGCATACTTTTACTTTTCTAGCTTTACTTTTCAATTGACTGGTGCACACCAATGTTTTAGCAAACAAATTGTTCTGTATGCATTAAATGATCAGTTTGATCTACGTTGTGAAACTGGATGAGCAATGGTAAGATGTATTGTAGTTGAATGATAAGTAACTACCAtgttcttttctaattttaatataaatataaattttggtaACTTATCTAGTATTTTAAACTTCTCGAATAACTACAGCAGTACTAACATTGATATATCCATCTATGTACATGTTAACCATGCACATGCAGTGACTAATAGGATACCCAAAAGAAGAATTCCTCATTGCTATTTCTGTTTTCCTTATTTCATTTTCAGATAAAGCTAGGTTCTAGACTTCCATTCGTTTAAGTAATTAACTATGATATAAGGTTCATACTTCATGCTGATTTGCAGATTGGATCTAGTTAAAGTAATTTTGTCAAATAACATGTAATGAAATACCTGAAGCCTTTTTAGCTTTGAACAAATTTAATTGTGAAATCAAATATTATGTTAACATTTTTTAAGACAATCTATTTATTTTGTAGAACATCAAGATTAATTTAGATCATCCAAAAATTTGTGGAGAAACAACAGTGCAAAGTGCAGTTACAGAAGTTGCTGCCATGGTTGGGGAGAATGTAAAGCTCAGAAGAGGGTTTGCATTGTCCACATCCTCTCATGGTGTTATCTCCTCTTACCTTCATACAAGTCCCCAACCAGGTACTTATTCCGAAATGCTTTTCATAGGTCTGGTTTGCTGATGTgggaattattttttatttggatGGAATTGGCATATGTGTCAAAAGAAAAGCTTTAAGGTCTCTATTTTTGTCACGACCCGGATCCGAATCTGTGACACggtcgtgctattgccgactaccgcctaTAATAGCACGAAGCCACATATCAGGATAATAAGGTagtcaaaatagtcaactttcatttATAACAGTTCGAGTACAACTTTCAGGGTAACCCAAAATACAAAGCTACTAAAATAGTTTATGTATACAAAATGTTTGTTTTACCCCCAAAATGAACCTGATGCAAGAAGTCTCTTGCTACTAACTCTGATGGTGATCTGAcaaaaaaatgtaaataaacTGATATGAGcaacacagctcagtaagtaatcatgcataatcttaCCAGATCAAACATAATGCTAAacatgtttatgcagggtttgagaagctgacatgtacATCAAATACAATTTTCATATATACAATATACTCA encodes the following:
- the LOC103710649 gene encoding elongation factor Ts, mitochondrial-like isoform X2; translated protein: MALSWAAKLSKGILLKELGIHRQPRYGEFGNPNSLSLMLLRSFSMEVSASEQMNLIRQLRERTSAPIKDVKATLVGCNWDIEAAQKDLRKRGVVLASKKSSRTAAEGLLAVAQNGKKAVVVELNCETDFVARNEIFQFLASSLARVALSAVSPVQQIQEAFPFGSEYLENIKINLDHPKICGETTVQSAVTEVAAMVGENVKLRRGFALSTSSHGVISSYLHTSPQPGLGRIAGLLTLEVEDENASLDALQRIGSSLAMHIVASKPLFLSKELVSSEAIESERDILKSQAESSGKSQMAIEKMVEGRMRKYFEEVVLLEQKFVMNDSVNVKSLLNDLSKEVGSSVKIGNFLRMEVGEGIQRLEAA
- the LOC103710649 gene encoding elongation factor Ts, mitochondrial-like isoform X1 translates to MALSWAAKLSKGILLKELGIHRQPRYGEFGNPNSLSLMLLRSFSMEVSASEQMNLIRQLRERTSAPIKDVKATLVGCNWDIEAAQKDLRKRGVVLASKKSSRTAAEGLLAVAQNGKKAVVVELNCETDFVARNEIFQFLASSLARVALSAVSPVQQIQEAFPFGSEYLENIKINLDHPKICGETTVQSAVTEVAAMVGENVKLRRGFALSTSSHGVISSYLHTSPQPGLGRIAGLLTLEVEDENASLDALQRIGSSLAMHIVASKPLFLSKELVSSEAIESERDILKSQAESSGKSQMAIEKMVEGRMRKYFEEVVLLEQKFVMNDSVNVKSLLNDLSKEVGSSVKIGNFLRMEVGEGIQRYITHWSPIFVHKLKHSFYCNEVAGAVQNLKLELHSVDEVRFELQA